A genomic region of Chionomys nivalis chromosome 12, mChiNiv1.1, whole genome shotgun sequence contains the following coding sequences:
- the Lrp10 gene encoding low-density lipoprotein receptor-related protein 10 isoform X1 encodes MLLALPLFLHLLLLGGALARPDRITFPSPACETPPAVLLEVQGTLQRPLGRDSRSSPANCTWVILGSKEQTVTVRFQKLHLACGSEHLVLHSPLQPPVSLCEAPASPLQLPGGNATITYSYAGARAPMGQGFLLSYSQDWLLCLQGEFQCLNHRCIPAAQRCDGIDACGDGSDEAGCSSDPFPNLNPAPAPTPPCNLTLEDFYGVFSSPGYSHLASVSHPQSCLWLLDPHDGRRLAVRFTALDLGYGDAVHVYDGAGPPETSRLLRSLTHFSNGKAVTVETLSGQAVVSYHTVAWSNGRGFNATYHVRGYCLPWDRPCGLGSGLGASESLGERCYSEAQRCDGSWDCADGTDEEGCPGCPPGHFPCGAAGTPGATACYLPADRCNYQTFCADGADERRCRHCQPGNFRCRDEKCVYETWVCDGQPDCTDGSDEWDCSYALPRKVITAAVIGSLVCGLLLVIALGCTCKLYAIRTQEYSIFAPLSRMEAEIVQQQAPPSYGQLIAQGAIPPVEDFPTENPNDNSVLGNLRSLLQILRQDISPGGPSGGRRRQRGRSVRRLVRRLRRWGLLPRTSTPARAPETRSQVTASAAPSEALDDSTSQPCEAGAVGGQDGEQAPPLPTKAPIPTPSTLPAPATVSEPPGPLPSVPLEPSLLSGVVQVLRGRLLPSLWSPGPTWTPAGPHPTVLAPEDEDDVLLMPLAEPEVWVVETEDEPLLA; translated from the exons ATGTTGCTGgccctcccccttttcctccacctcctcctcctcg GAGGTGCTCTGGCCCGTCCAGACCGGATCACTTTCCCAAGTCCTG CTTGTGAGACCCCTCCAGCAGTGCTCTTGGAAGTACAGGGCACTTTGCAGAGACCTCTGGGCAGGGACAGCCGCAGCTCCCCTGCCAACTGCACCTGGGTTATCCTGGGCAGCAAGGAACAGACAGTAACTGTCAG GTTCCAGAAGCTGCATCTGGCCTGTGGCTCAGAACACTTAGTCCTGCACTCCCCTCTCCAGCCACCAGTGTCGCTGTGCGAGGCTCCTGCTAGCCCTTTGCAGCTTCCAGGGGGCAATGCCACCATCACTTACAGCTATGCTGGAGCCAGAGCACCCATGGGCCAGGGCTTCTTGCTGTCTTATAGTCAAG ATTGGCTCCTGTGCCTGCAGGGAGAGTTCCAGTGCTTGAACCACCGCTGTATACCAGCCGCCCAGCGCTGTGATGGGATCGATGCCTGTGGCGATGGCTCTGATGAGGCAGGTTGCAGCTCAGATCCATTCCCTAACCTGAACCCGGCCCCTGCCCCAACTCCACCCTGCAATCTTACCTTGGAGGACTTCTACGGGGTCTTCTCCTCCCCTGGATATTCACACCTGGCCTCAGTCTCCCACCCCCAGTCCTGCCTGTGGCTGCTGGACCCCCACGATGGCAGGAGGCTGGCAGTGCGCTTCACGGCCCTGGACTTGGGTTATGGAGATGCAGTGCATGTATATGATGGTGCCGGGCCCCCCGAGACCTCTCGACTGCTACGCAGTCTCACCCACTTCAGCAATGGCAAGGCTGTCACCGTGGAGACTCTGTCTGGTCAGGCAGTTGTATCCTACCACACAGTTGCTTGGAGCAATGGTCGGGGCTTTAATGCTACCTACCATGTTCGGGGATACTGTTTGCCTTGGGACAGACCCTGTGGCTTGGGCTCAGGCCTGGGGGCCAGCGAAAGTCTAGGTGAGCGCTGCTATAGTGAGGCCCAGCGCTGTGATGGCTCCTGGGACTGTGCCGATGGCACAGATGAGGAGGGTTGCCCTGGCTGCCCACCTGGGCACTTCCCCTGTGGAGCTGCTGGCACCCCCGGTGCCACAGCCTGCTACCTGCCTGCTGACCGCTGCAACTACCAGACGTTCTGTGCCGATGGAGCTGATGAGAGGCGCTGCCGGCACTGCCAGCCGGGCAACTTCCGATGCCGGGACGAGAAGTGTGTGTATGAGACATGGGTGTGTGACGGGCAGCCCGACTGTACTGACGGCAGCGATGAGTGGGACTGCTCCTACGCCCTGCCCCGCAAGGTCatcacagcagctgtgattggCAGCTTAGTGTGTGGCCTCTTGCTGGTCATCGCCCTGGGCTGCACCTGCAAACTCTATGCCATTCGCACCCAGGAGTACAG catcttTGCCCCCCTCTCCCGGATGGAGGCTGAGATCGTGCAGCAGCAAGCACCTCCTTCCTACGGGCAGCTTATTGCCCAGGGAGCCATCCCACCTGTAGAAGACTTCCCCACAGAGAACCCGAATGAT AACTCTGTGCTGGGGAACCTACGTTCTCTGCTCCAGATCTTGCGCCAAGATATTAGTCCAGGAGGTCCTTCAGGAGGCCGCCGTCGCCAGCGGGGCCGCTCAGTGCGTCGTCTGGTTCGCCGTCTCCGGCGTTGGGGCCTGCTTCCTCGAACCAGTACCCCAGCTCGGGCCCCTGAGACCAGATCCCAGGTCACAGCGTCTGCTGCTCCCTCTGAGGCCCTGGACGACAGCACAAGCCAGCCCTGTGAGGCTGGGGCAGTAGGAGGGCAGGATGGGGAACAGGCCCCTCCACTACCCACCAAggcccccatcccaaccccaaGCACACTTCCGGCCCCTGCAACCGTCTCTGAGCCCCCAGGACCGCTACCCTCAGTGCCTCTAGAACCCTCACTGTTGTCTGGAGTTGTCCAGGTCCTACGAGGCCGCCTCCTACCCAGCCTgtggtccccaggacccacttggACCCCAGCTGGACCTCACCCAACAGTCCTGGCCCCAGAGGATGAGGATGATGTATTGTTAATGCCACTGGCTGAGCCAGAGGTCTGGGTAGTTGAGACAGAGGATGAACCACTGCTTGCCTGA
- the Lrp10 gene encoding low-density lipoprotein receptor-related protein 10 isoform X2: MLLALPLFLHLLLGGALARPDRITFPSPACETPPAVLLEVQGTLQRPLGRDSRSSPANCTWVILGSKEQTVTVRFQKLHLACGSEHLVLHSPLQPPVSLCEAPASPLQLPGGNATITYSYAGARAPMGQGFLLSYSQDWLLCLQGEFQCLNHRCIPAAQRCDGIDACGDGSDEAGCSSDPFPNLNPAPAPTPPCNLTLEDFYGVFSSPGYSHLASVSHPQSCLWLLDPHDGRRLAVRFTALDLGYGDAVHVYDGAGPPETSRLLRSLTHFSNGKAVTVETLSGQAVVSYHTVAWSNGRGFNATYHVRGYCLPWDRPCGLGSGLGASESLGERCYSEAQRCDGSWDCADGTDEEGCPGCPPGHFPCGAAGTPGATACYLPADRCNYQTFCADGADERRCRHCQPGNFRCRDEKCVYETWVCDGQPDCTDGSDEWDCSYALPRKVITAAVIGSLVCGLLLVIALGCTCKLYAIRTQEYSIFAPLSRMEAEIVQQQAPPSYGQLIAQGAIPPVEDFPTENPNDNSVLGNLRSLLQILRQDISPGGPSGGRRRQRGRSVRRLVRRLRRWGLLPRTSTPARAPETRSQVTASAAPSEALDDSTSQPCEAGAVGGQDGEQAPPLPTKAPIPTPSTLPAPATVSEPPGPLPSVPLEPSLLSGVVQVLRGRLLPSLWSPGPTWTPAGPHPTVLAPEDEDDVLLMPLAEPEVWVVETEDEPLLA, from the exons ATGTTGCTGgccctcccccttttcctccacctcctcctc GGAGGTGCTCTGGCCCGTCCAGACCGGATCACTTTCCCAAGTCCTG CTTGTGAGACCCCTCCAGCAGTGCTCTTGGAAGTACAGGGCACTTTGCAGAGACCTCTGGGCAGGGACAGCCGCAGCTCCCCTGCCAACTGCACCTGGGTTATCCTGGGCAGCAAGGAACAGACAGTAACTGTCAG GTTCCAGAAGCTGCATCTGGCCTGTGGCTCAGAACACTTAGTCCTGCACTCCCCTCTCCAGCCACCAGTGTCGCTGTGCGAGGCTCCTGCTAGCCCTTTGCAGCTTCCAGGGGGCAATGCCACCATCACTTACAGCTATGCTGGAGCCAGAGCACCCATGGGCCAGGGCTTCTTGCTGTCTTATAGTCAAG ATTGGCTCCTGTGCCTGCAGGGAGAGTTCCAGTGCTTGAACCACCGCTGTATACCAGCCGCCCAGCGCTGTGATGGGATCGATGCCTGTGGCGATGGCTCTGATGAGGCAGGTTGCAGCTCAGATCCATTCCCTAACCTGAACCCGGCCCCTGCCCCAACTCCACCCTGCAATCTTACCTTGGAGGACTTCTACGGGGTCTTCTCCTCCCCTGGATATTCACACCTGGCCTCAGTCTCCCACCCCCAGTCCTGCCTGTGGCTGCTGGACCCCCACGATGGCAGGAGGCTGGCAGTGCGCTTCACGGCCCTGGACTTGGGTTATGGAGATGCAGTGCATGTATATGATGGTGCCGGGCCCCCCGAGACCTCTCGACTGCTACGCAGTCTCACCCACTTCAGCAATGGCAAGGCTGTCACCGTGGAGACTCTGTCTGGTCAGGCAGTTGTATCCTACCACACAGTTGCTTGGAGCAATGGTCGGGGCTTTAATGCTACCTACCATGTTCGGGGATACTGTTTGCCTTGGGACAGACCCTGTGGCTTGGGCTCAGGCCTGGGGGCCAGCGAAAGTCTAGGTGAGCGCTGCTATAGTGAGGCCCAGCGCTGTGATGGCTCCTGGGACTGTGCCGATGGCACAGATGAGGAGGGTTGCCCTGGCTGCCCACCTGGGCACTTCCCCTGTGGAGCTGCTGGCACCCCCGGTGCCACAGCCTGCTACCTGCCTGCTGACCGCTGCAACTACCAGACGTTCTGTGCCGATGGAGCTGATGAGAGGCGCTGCCGGCACTGCCAGCCGGGCAACTTCCGATGCCGGGACGAGAAGTGTGTGTATGAGACATGGGTGTGTGACGGGCAGCCCGACTGTACTGACGGCAGCGATGAGTGGGACTGCTCCTACGCCCTGCCCCGCAAGGTCatcacagcagctgtgattggCAGCTTAGTGTGTGGCCTCTTGCTGGTCATCGCCCTGGGCTGCACCTGCAAACTCTATGCCATTCGCACCCAGGAGTACAG catcttTGCCCCCCTCTCCCGGATGGAGGCTGAGATCGTGCAGCAGCAAGCACCTCCTTCCTACGGGCAGCTTATTGCCCAGGGAGCCATCCCACCTGTAGAAGACTTCCCCACAGAGAACCCGAATGAT AACTCTGTGCTGGGGAACCTACGTTCTCTGCTCCAGATCTTGCGCCAAGATATTAGTCCAGGAGGTCCTTCAGGAGGCCGCCGTCGCCAGCGGGGCCGCTCAGTGCGTCGTCTGGTTCGCCGTCTCCGGCGTTGGGGCCTGCTTCCTCGAACCAGTACCCCAGCTCGGGCCCCTGAGACCAGATCCCAGGTCACAGCGTCTGCTGCTCCCTCTGAGGCCCTGGACGACAGCACAAGCCAGCCCTGTGAGGCTGGGGCAGTAGGAGGGCAGGATGGGGAACAGGCCCCTCCACTACCCACCAAggcccccatcccaaccccaaGCACACTTCCGGCCCCTGCAACCGTCTCTGAGCCCCCAGGACCGCTACCCTCAGTGCCTCTAGAACCCTCACTGTTGTCTGGAGTTGTCCAGGTCCTACGAGGCCGCCTCCTACCCAGCCTgtggtccccaggacccacttggACCCCAGCTGGACCTCACCCAACAGTCCTGGCCCCAGAGGATGAGGATGATGTATTGTTAATGCCACTGGCTGAGCCAGAGGTCTGGGTAGTTGAGACAGAGGATGAACCACTGCTTGCCTGA
- the Rem2 gene encoding GTP-binding protein REM 2 isoform X2 — protein MHTDLDTNMDTDTETTALCSSSSRQASPSGTPTPADTTLLKQKPEKLLAELDRGGPPPVPGAPRRRGSMPVPYKHQLRRGQAVDELDWPPQASSSGSSESLGSGDTAPAPKDGVFKVMLVGESGVGKSTLAGTFGGLQGDSAHEMENSEDTYERRITVDKEEVTLIVYDIWEQGDAGGWLQDHCLQTGDAFLIVFSVTDRRSFSKVPETLLRLRAGRPHHDLPIILVGNKSDLARSREVSLEEGRHLAGTLSCKHIETSAALHHNTRELFEGAVRQIRLRRGRGHAGGQRPEPGSPDGPAPPTRRESLTKKAKRFLANLVPRNAKFLKQRSRSCHDLSVL, from the exons ATGCACACGGACCTTGACACCAACATGGACACGGACACAGAAACCACAGCACTTTGTTCTTCCAGCAGCCGCCAGGCCTCCCCATCAGGGACACCCACACCAG CAGACACTACACTTTTGAAACAGAAGCCAGAGAAACTCTTGGCAGAGCTGGACCGAGGTGGGCCACCTCCTGTCCCTGGGGCCCCCAGACGAAGAGGAAGTATGCCTGTACCCTACAAACACCAGCTGCGGCGGGGACAAGCTGTCGATGAACTTGACTGGCCACCTCAGGCCTCCTCCTCTGGCTCCTCTGAGTCCTTGGGCTCGGGGGACACAGCCCCCGCCCCAAAGGATGGTGTCTTTAAGGTCATGCTCGTGGGGGAGAGTGGCGTGGGCAAGAGCACCCTAGCAGGCACTTTTGGAGGTCTCCAGGGAGACAGTGCTCACGAGATGGAGAACTCAG AGGACACTTACGAGAGACGAATCACGGTGGACAAAGAAGAAGTAACTTTAATTGTTTACGACATCTGGGAGCAG GGGGATGCAGGAGGGTGGCTGCAGGACCACTGCCTTCAGACGGGGGATGCCTTTCTCATCGTCTTCTCAGTCACAGATCGACGAAGCTTCTCCAAAGTTCCTGAAACCCTTCTTCGTCTCCGGGCCGGAAGGCCCCACCACGACCTACCCATCATCCTTGTTGGAAACAAGAGTGACCTGGCCCGCTCCCGGGAAGTGTCACTGGAGG AGGGTCGCCATCTGGCCGGGACGCTGAGCTGCAAGCACATCGAGACCTCGGCCGCACTGCATCACAACACTCGTGAGCTTTTCGAGGGCGCTGTGCGCCAGATCAGGCTGCGGCGGGGCCGGGGCCATGCCGGGGGTCAGAGACCCGAGCCTGGCAGCCCCGACGGCCCCGCGCCGCCCACGCGCCGCGAGAGCCTCACCAAGAAGGCTAAGCGCTTCCTCGCAAACCTGGTGCCACGCAACGCCAAGTTCCTCAAGCAACGCTCCAGGTCGTGTCACGACCTTTCCGTGCTCTGA
- the Rem2 gene encoding GTP-binding protein REM 2 isoform X1, translating to MHTDLDTNMDTDTETTALCSSSSRQASPSGTPTPAADTTLLKQKPEKLLAELDRGGPPPVPGAPRRRGSMPVPYKHQLRRGQAVDELDWPPQASSSGSSESLGSGDTAPAPKDGVFKVMLVGESGVGKSTLAGTFGGLQGDSAHEMENSEDTYERRITVDKEEVTLIVYDIWEQGDAGGWLQDHCLQTGDAFLIVFSVTDRRSFSKVPETLLRLRAGRPHHDLPIILVGNKSDLARSREVSLEEGRHLAGTLSCKHIETSAALHHNTRELFEGAVRQIRLRRGRGHAGGQRPEPGSPDGPAPPTRRESLTKKAKRFLANLVPRNAKFLKQRSRSCHDLSVL from the exons ATGCACACGGACCTTGACACCAACATGGACACGGACACAGAAACCACAGCACTTTGTTCTTCCAGCAGCCGCCAGGCCTCCCCATCAGGGACACCCACACCAG CAGCAGACACTACACTTTTGAAACAGAAGCCAGAGAAACTCTTGGCAGAGCTGGACCGAGGTGGGCCACCTCCTGTCCCTGGGGCCCCCAGACGAAGAGGAAGTATGCCTGTACCCTACAAACACCAGCTGCGGCGGGGACAAGCTGTCGATGAACTTGACTGGCCACCTCAGGCCTCCTCCTCTGGCTCCTCTGAGTCCTTGGGCTCGGGGGACACAGCCCCCGCCCCAAAGGATGGTGTCTTTAAGGTCATGCTCGTGGGGGAGAGTGGCGTGGGCAAGAGCACCCTAGCAGGCACTTTTGGAGGTCTCCAGGGAGACAGTGCTCACGAGATGGAGAACTCAG AGGACACTTACGAGAGACGAATCACGGTGGACAAAGAAGAAGTAACTTTAATTGTTTACGACATCTGGGAGCAG GGGGATGCAGGAGGGTGGCTGCAGGACCACTGCCTTCAGACGGGGGATGCCTTTCTCATCGTCTTCTCAGTCACAGATCGACGAAGCTTCTCCAAAGTTCCTGAAACCCTTCTTCGTCTCCGGGCCGGAAGGCCCCACCACGACCTACCCATCATCCTTGTTGGAAACAAGAGTGACCTGGCCCGCTCCCGGGAAGTGTCACTGGAGG AGGGTCGCCATCTGGCCGGGACGCTGAGCTGCAAGCACATCGAGACCTCGGCCGCACTGCATCACAACACTCGTGAGCTTTTCGAGGGCGCTGTGCGCCAGATCAGGCTGCGGCGGGGCCGGGGCCATGCCGGGGGTCAGAGACCCGAGCCTGGCAGCCCCGACGGCCCCGCGCCGCCCACGCGCCGCGAGAGCCTCACCAAGAAGGCTAAGCGCTTCCTCGCAAACCTGGTGCCACGCAACGCCAAGTTCCTCAAGCAACGCTCCAGGTCGTGTCACGACCTTTCCGTGCTCTGA